The nucleotide window TGGTCTGCTCCCCTAGCGCGTTCCTCACCGTGCAGGAGTACCACCCGGCGTCGCACACGCGCGTCTCCTGTAGAACCAGCGTGCACACGCCTGGCTCGGTCACCTCCACGCGGCACCGCTCGCTCAAGGACAGGTCGGCGTCGTTGAAGTACCACGTCACTTCCGGTGCGGGGTCTCCGACAACCTTACAATCGAAGGTCGCCGATTCACCCTCAAGGACAGAACAGTTCTTCGGGACTCGGATGAAGCTAGCTGCTTCTTCCCTCGAGATTTCTACCTCTTCCTTCTTCTCCACCTTCCTGGATTTTAGTTGAGCTTTGAAGTCgactttttcttctgtcttggTTTCTGGAAAAGTGGGAGAAAATCGTTACAGACATGCATCAAAACACGTGACATTAAGGTAAAAATGTTCTAGACTTATTCAATGCCAAAATATCAGAGATTAAAAAGGGCAGCATACGTACTTTGTAGTTGAAGAGTCACCATGGCCTTCGCCTGTCCAAAGGCGTTCACAATGTCCAGCATGTATTTTCCAGAATCCTTAGGCCCGGCCTTTTTCAGCCGTAAGACCACATAGTGGATATGACCGCTCGATTTTACCTCAATGTTGTACCGACTTCCAGACTTGATAACACGGTTTCCTTGATACCATGTAATCTATGGAGAAAAAAACCATAACAGGACGTAAATACAAACTGCTCCAGTCaacaaaatcacacaaaaaatctGAAAAGTTTCAAAGTAGGAAAACTGGAGTATACAGTACCTCTGGAGTGGGGGAGGCGAATATTTTAAATGGGAATGTTACGTCTTCTCCCTCGGAAATGGTCAAAGATTTGGGTCTTTCTATGATGCTTGGGTTGACAGGTTCGGGCTCTGGTTCGGGGTCTGACGTCACTTCCTCGAACGTCACAGGTTCGAGAGGAAGAGGTTCCATTGGTTCGACTGTTACTTCCGGAACTTTCATGGGTTCAACGGTAATCATTTCCGGTTCAACCAATACAGGAGGCTCCACAACCTCGGGTTCTTGAGGAATAGGCTCCACACTCTCAGCTACTTCAGGTCTAGCTTCAATCCCTACACGACTCCCGGAGTCGACTTCCTCCACTACCACAGCCCTCTGCTGTTCATCCACGATTTCCTCAGTCACAAAACTCTGTTTAATTTCAAGCGTTTGCTGAGTGCCGAAAAATGTGGCAGTTTCCTCGGGCACTACGCCTTCAAAAGTAGCAAAGACCAGCACGCCCTGAGGTTTTTGGGGCTCGACTGAAATGACTACTTCTGGTAACCCTCCATCAACGAAGAGCACCTGTTCTGTGATCTGGGAAACGACTGACGCCAGCGTTTCCTGGAGTTCGAGCTCTTTTAAGATAGAGAAAACCATCTGAGAGGAGAGCGCGATGTCCATCTTTCTTTCCCGCGTCTCCAGTTGTTCAACATACAGAGTTATGGATCGCTCAATCCTGTTGATGTGGATTTTGTAGTTTGTTTCATACGTGACAAAATCGAGCATGATAGGCCCAAACCGTAGATCCATCCGTTTCTCTACAGTAAGATGTGAGGATTTACTCTCCTGTACTTCTATTTGTTCTTCCTGTTGTTCTTCTGGTGTTTCTACCGACTCTACAGCCTTAGGCTCGACGATGAGTTTTGCCCGCATCGTCTGTTCGCCAGAATCGTTAGAGGCTGTACAAGAGTACCAACCGGAGTCGGAGAGAACAACGTCCTGAACGTACAACAGACAAACCCCTGATGGGTTGTAGTCTACAACGTACCGGTCACCTTCAAGGGTCTTATCTCCAATGGACCATGTAAGTGTGGGGCGAGGTTCGCccttgactttgcaatagaaaATCGCGTTCTCTCCTTCTATACCTGTCCAGTTTTTGGGAACTTTGATGAAAGCCGCTGGTTCTTTCTTTTCAACAACTGTTTCTACGACCTCGACCTTTTCTTGCTTTACGGTTTTCAACTGCTTTAGGAACTtgggtttttcttctttttcccgAGTCTCTAACTGGAGAGTCATCATGGCTTTGGCCTCTCCGTACGCATTTGACAGGCTCACAAGAAAGTTTCCTGAATCCTTTGACGCGACCTTCTTGATCATAAGAGAGGTGGTATACAACATCTCGCTTGTCTCTGTGGTGATCTTTAGTCGGCCGCTAGTTTTAAGAACGCGGTTTCCCTGGTACCAGGTAATCTGTGGTGCAGGAGACGCCATAACCTTACAGACAAACTCGACATCCTGTCCTTCTTCGACAGACATCGCTTTCGGTTTCTCGACAAAGAAGGGAGCAACGTCTTCCGGTTCTGGCTCTCCTTCTGACGTCACTTCCTCCAGATGCACCGGCTCTTCTGGAATGGATTCTAATGGTTCACTGTCGACGTCAGTCTCTTTTATTGGTTCAACTAAGACTAATTCTGGTTCAACAAGTTCTGCAGGTACCAGCGGCTCTGGTTCTGGAACAATTTGCTCCACTGGTATCTCTGCAAGTATGTCTGACTCTAACAGTGCTTCAAGAGTCCCAACGTCTTCCTGTACGGGAAGGTGCGACTCGAGCTGGACTATCTGGGGTTCTTCAGGCTGTAGTTCAACAGTAAGTTTAGCGCGCATGGACTGTTGTCCGTGATCATTGCTGACCGTGCATGTGTACCAGCCCGAGTCAGATGTGACGGTATCTTGGATGGACAACACACAAACTCCGGACGGGTTGTAGTCCACTACGTAACGTTCTCCTTCTAAATCCTGGTCATCTCTAGACCACTTCAGGGAAGGGCGTGGCTCACCGACAACCTTACAGTCGAACTCAGCCGTTTCTCCCTCCAGTGTGTCGAAGTTTTTGGGAACTTTAACAAATGAAGCAGGCTCTGCCTTTTCGTCTAGCTCTACTTCTGTCGTTTCCTCTTTGACTGTCTTCAGTTGTTTCCTAAAGTCTACTTTTTCCTCCTTCTTCACAGTTACCAGTTGGAGGGAGATCATTGCCCTAGCCTCTCCGTAATCATTGGAAGCGACCAGTAAGAGCTTTCCTGAATCCTTTGTTGCCACTTTCTTGATTTTAAGTGACGTAGTATGCACGTGACCGCTTGAGGCTGTTGTAACTTTCAAGCGGCCGCCAGATTTAAGAACGCGGTTTCCCTGATACCAGGTAATCTGTGGTGTAGGGGATGCCATAACCTTACACACAAACTCCACGTCTTGCCCTTCTTCTACAGACATCGCTTTCGGTTTCTCAACAAAGAAGGGGCCAACGTCTTCAGGTTCAGGCTCCCCTTCTGAGAAAACGTCCTCTATTTCTGAGGTTTCCTCAGGAAGCGACTCAATCACTTCACTCGACACGTCAGCCAATTCTATCGGTTCTACTGAAAGGGACTCTAGTTCGACAGGTTCTGAAGGTTCGAGGGGCTCCTCTAAAGCCAAGTCCTGAGCTGCCTCCTGAGTCTCCTGAACAACTTCTTCAACCTCCTCCTCAGCTGGCATACTCAGTTCTAGTTGGATCTTCTGTTCAAGAAATCGAGATCCTTCCGGTATTTCGCCATCAAATGTAATCTGCAGCTCTGTCTGGTTACCTACTGGCTGGAGAAGAATCGTTATTTCTGGTAAACCACCGTCTACGAACAGCACTTGTTCCACGACCTGTGTGATCAAGGAAGCtagtattgtttgtatgtcaaACTCTTTTAAGATAGAAATGACCAAGTCAGACGACAGCTCAACCTctagttgtttttctttcggCTCTAAGTCCTCAACGTATACAACAAGTCGCCTGGAGATTCTGCTGATAAAAATGCGTGTTCTCTTTAGGATAGTGATGTATTCGAGCAGCAAAGTGGCAAATGTGATTTCCCTGCGTTCGACTATAGTCAAGAGGTCTTTATCTTCCCCAAGTGCTGGTTCTTCAAGTTCCGGTTCGGGCTCTATGGGTACAGGTTTAGGTTCAACGGCAAGTTTCGCGCGCATGGACTGCTCCCCATGAGGGTTGCTGACCGTACAAGTGTACCAGCCTGCGTCAGAAGGGACGGTGTCACGGATGTACAGCACACAAACTCCGGACGGGTTGTAGTCCACGGTGTAACGTTCTCCTTCAAGGTCTTGGTCATCTTTAGACCATTTTAGTGAAGGACGTGGCTCGCCGACAACCTTACAGTCAAACATAGCGGTCTCCCCTTCGAGTGTATTGCAGTTTTTTGGGACTTTGATAAACGCAGCAGATTCGGTCTTTTCGACAGGTTCAACTTCTTTCGGTTTTTCCTGCTTAACGATTTTCTTTAACTGTTTCTTGAATTCCACCCTCTCCTCCTTTTTGACACTTGAAAACTCAAAAGAAATCATAGCCCTGACCTCTCCGCAATCGTTAGAAACAGTCAGCATCAGGTTTCTTACATCCTTCGGTGCCACTTTCTTAATGATAAGTGATGTTGTATACAGCTGTCCGCTTGTATCTGTGGTAATCTTAAGTCGGCCGCTAGTTTTGAGAACGCGGTTACCTTGGTACCAGGTAATCTGTGGAGCAGGGGACGCCAAAACCTTACAGACAAACTCAACGTCTTGCCCTTCTTCTACTGACATCGCTTTGGGCTTCTCGATAAAGAAGGGAGCAACGTCTTCGGGTTCAGGTCCTTGTGAGGAGACTTCGTCCAGATCTGCCTGCTCCTCTGGGAGAGCCTCCATTATTTCAGTCGTTACGTCAGTTTCTTTCATTGGCTCAAGTAGCGCACGCTTTTCCTTAACAAGCTCTGCACCGACATACTCTTCTGGCTCTTCAACTATTAACTCTTCCGGGATTTCTTCAAGGATCTCCGACTCAGGAATAGCTTCAACAAGTTCAATGTCTTCGTCTGGGGAATAGTACAGTTTTGGTTCAATGGTTTCGGGTTCGACAGGTTTTAGATGGAGAACGAGTTTAGCCCGCATGGACTGTTCTCCATGGTCATTACTGACCGTGCATGTGTACCAACCAGCATCGCTAGGGACAGTGTCACGGATGTATAACACACAAACTCCAGACGGGTTGTAGTCCACGGTGTAACGTTCGCCTTCAAGTTCTTGGTCATCTTTAAACCACTTCAAAGTGGGACGAGGTTCGCCGAGTACTTTGCAGTCAAACATGGCAGTTTCGCCTTCCGGTGCTTCGCAGTTCTTAGGAACCTTGACGAATGCGGCAGGCTCTGCCTTCTCCTCCGGTGTAACCTGTCCACTTGTCTCTCTAGACTCGTACGGACTTATTTTCTCTTGTTTGACGGTCTTCAGTTGTTTCCTAAAGTCTACTGTTTTCTCCTTTTTCACAGTGACGAGCTCAAGAGAAATCATGGCTCTGGCCTCTCCGAGGTTGTTTGATATAACCAAAAGGAGATTTCCTGAATCCTTCGGCGCCACTTTCTTAATCTTAAGACATGTGATATACAGCTGTCCACTTGTTTCTGTGGTAATCTTTAGTCGGCCGCTAGTTTTAAGAACGCGGTTTCCCTGGTACCAGGTAATCTGTGGTGTAGGGGATGCCATGACCTTACAGACAAACTCTACGTCTTGCCCCTCTTCCACAGACATCGCTTTGGGCTTCTCAAAGAAGAAAGGAGCAACGTCTTCAGGTTCAGGTTCTCCTTCTGAGGAAACATCTTCCAGATCTACAGGTTCTTCCGGAAGAGATTCAATCGTTTCACTTGTCACGTCGGCAAATTCTGTCTGCTCCACTGACGCTGATTCCTGTTCAACCAGTTCCGGTTCCTCCAAGGGTTCAGGTTCTTCAGCTGCAACCTCTTCTAGGATTTCCTCAGGTACAGCTGCCTCCAGTGGCTCTTCCACGACCTCCCTGACTTCCTCCTCTGACTGAAGTTGGATTTGTAGTTGTATTGGTTGTTGAAGAACTCGGTATTCTTCACGCATTTCACCGTCAAATGTAAGCTGTAGCTCTGTCTGGTTACCTACAGGCTGGAGGAGAATGGTGATTTCTGGTAAACCACCGTCAATGAACAAAACTTGTTCCACTACCTGTGTGATCAAAGAGGCCAGCATTGACTCAATGTCAAATTCCCTCAGGATGGAAAGTACCAAGTCAGACGACAGTTCAACCTCTAGTTGTTTTTCCCTTGGCTCTAATTCCTCGAAGTACACCACAAGCCGTCTGGAGATCCTGCTCACGAAGATACGCGTCCTCCTGAGGATAGTGATATACTCCAGCATCAAGGTGGCAAATGTGATTTCCCTGCGTTCAGTAATAGTTATTAGTTCTTGCTCATCTTTAAGTTTGGCAGCTTCTTCTTTTGGTTCAGGTTCTTTGAGTATCGGTTCCACGGCAAGTTTCGCGCGCATGGCCTGTTCCCCATGAGGGTTGCTGACCGTGCATGCGTACCAGCCTGCATCAGTAGGGACGGTGTCGCGAATGTACAACACACAAACTCCGGACGGGTTGTAGTCCACGGTGTAACGCTCTCCTTCTAGCTCTTGGTCTTCCTTAAACCACTTCAAGGAAGGACGTGGTCCGCCGACTACTTTGCAGTCAAACACGGCGGTTTCTCCTTCGACCGTACTGCAATTCTTCGGAACCTTTACAAATGCAGCGGGCTCGGTCTTTTTAACGGGTTCTATTTCTTTAGGCTTTTCTTGCTTGACGGTTTTTAGCTTTTTCTTAAATTCTACCTTTTCCTTCTTTTCCACCGTTTTAAACTCCAGAGACATCATTGCTCTGGCCTCTCCGTAGTCATTGGACACAGTAAGCAATAAGTTTCCTGAATCCTTCGGCGCTACCTTCTTAATCTTTAGATATGTGGTATACAACTGGCCACTAGTTTCTGTTGTGATTTTCAGTCGGCCACCAGATTTAAGAACGCGATTGCCTTGGTACCAGGTAATCTGGGGTGCAGGAGAAGCCATGACCTTACAGACAAACTCAACATCTTGACCTTCTTCTACTGATATCGCTTTGGGTTTCTCGATAAAGAAGGGAGCAACGTCTTCAGGTTCAGCTCCTTGTGAGGAGACTTCTTCCAGATCTACCTGCTCCTCCGGGAGAGCTTCCATTATTTCACTGGTTACGTCAGTTTCTCTCATTGGTTCGAGTGAGGCACATTTTTGTTTGACAAGCTCTGCACCTACATACTCTTCTGGCTCTTCAACGATCAACTCTTCCGGGATTTCTTCAATTATCTCTGACTCAGAAATCCCTTCGACAGTTTCAATTTCTTCGTCTGGGGAATAGAACCCGTTTGCTTGGATCATCGTAGGCTCCTCGGGCTTCAAGTCAAGCGTAAGTTTAGCGCGCATAGATTGTTCACCATGAGGGTTGCTGACCGTGCAAGTGTACCAGCCTGCATCTGTAGGGACGGTGTCGCGGACGTACAACACACAAACCCCGGACGGGTTGTAGTCCACGGTGTAGCGTTCTCCTTCAAGGTCTTGGTCATTTTTAGACCATTTTAGGGAAGGACGTGGATCACCGACAATCTTACAGTCAAACATAGCGGTCTCCCCTTCGGGTGCTTCGCAGTTCTTTGGAACCTTGACGAAACTAGCAGGCTCTGCCTTCTCGGTTGACTTCACCTCTACTTTTTCCTCTTTGACATCCTCCGTTAATTTTTCTTGCTTGACAATTTGTTTCGTCGTTTCCTGTTTGACTGCTTTAAGTTGTTTTCTAAAGTCCACTTTTTCTTCCTGCACGGTGACCACTTCAAGAGAAAGCATTGCTCTGGCTTCCCCGAACTCATTTGATACTACCAGCAATAGGTTGCCTGAATCCTTTGGAGCTATCTTTTTAATCATAAGACATGTTGTATACAACTGCCCACTAGTTTCTGTGGCAATCTTAAGTCGGCCGCTAGTTTTGAGAACCCGGTTTCCCTGGTACCAGGTTATCTGTGGTGTAGGGGATGCCATGACCTTACAGACAAACTCCACGTCTTGCCCTTCTTCTACAGACATAGCCTTGGGCTTCTCGATAAAGAAGGGAGCAACGTCTTCCGGCTCGGGTCCTTGGGAGGAGACTTCGTCTAGGTCAACAGGTTCTTCTGGAAGCGCCTCCATCATTTCACTGGAAACATCAGCCCATTCCATGGCTTTAACCATGGCTGCCTTAAGTTTAACACGTTCGGCAGATTCAAATTCCTCTGGCTCCTCGACAACTAAGTCCTCTGGGATTTCTTCAAGTATCTCTGCCTCCGACATGCCTTCGACTATTTCTGTGACTATGTTATCTGACGGAATCGGCTCTACTTGAAGGGTTTTAGGTTCCACTTCTACTGGTTTCAGGATAAGATTCAGTTTAGCGCGCATGAACTGGTCCCCATGAGGATTACTGACCGTGCATGTGTACCAGCCTGCATCTGTAGGGACGGTGTCGCGGACGTACAACACACAAACTCCGGACGCGTTGTAGTCCACGGTGTAACGCTCGCCTTCCAGCTCTTGGTCATCTTTAAACCACTTCACAGAAGGACGTGGCTCGCCGACAACCTTACAGTCGAACATGCCAGTTTCTCCCTCCGGTATTTCGTAGTTCTTAGGAACCTTGACGAAAGCAACAGGCTCTGCCTTCTCGTCTGGTTTTACCTCTGCTTTTTCTTCTTCGATCTCTTCCTTTGTTGATTCCTGCTTGACTAACTTTTCCTGTTTGGCTGTCTTGAGTTGTTTTCTGAAGTCCACCTTTTCCTCTTTTGTCACTGTTACCAGCTGAAGAGTCATCATAGCTCTGGCCTCTCCAAGCTCATTTGATATTACCAATAACAGATTACCTGAATCTTTGGGCGCTACCTTCTTAATGATAAGCGATGTGATATATAACTGGCCACTAGTTTCTGTAGTAATTGTTAGTCGACCACCAGATTTGAGAACCCGGTTTCCCTGGTACCAGGTAATCTGAGGTGTCGGAGAAGCCATGACCTTACAGACAAACTCCACGTCTTGCCCTTCCTCTACAGACATCGCTTTGGGTTTCTCAAAGAAGAAAGGCGCGACGTCTTCGGGTTCAGGTCCTTGTGAGAGTACTTCGTCTAAGTCTACCTGTTCTTCTGGCAGAGACTCGATGGTTTCAGTGGACACGTCGGCCAATTCTATCGGTTCAACCGAAGCTGAGCTTTGCCTGACTTGTTCGGCAGATCCAAGTGGCTGTGGCTCTTCTATGAACAAGTCTTCTGGTATTTTCTCAAATATAGCAGCCTCAGATAGGCCTTCGCGTACTTCTCTGACTGTCTCCTTCGAGATAAAAGGAAGTTCTAGTTTGCCAGTTTTTGGTTCCACTTCTACAGGTTTCAAATCAAGGGTAAGTTTAGCGTGCATGGACTGTGTACCACAGGGATTGCTGACCGTGCATGTGTACCAGCCAGCATCAGATGGGACGGTGTCGCGGATGTACAACACACAAACTCCGGACGGGTTGTAGTCCACGGTGTATCGCTCTCCTTCTAAATCCTGGTCATCTTTAAACCATTTCACAGAAGGGCGAGGATCGCCGACAATCTTGCAGTCGAACATGGCGTTTTCACCTTCCGGTGCGTTGTAGTTTTTAGGGACTTTCATAAATGAAGCAGGGTCCCCTTTTTCACCTGGCTTTACTTCTAACATTTCTTCTATGACTTCCTGCTTTGGCTGTTCGTCTTGAACAATCTGTTCTTCTGCTTTCTCTTCTTTGACTTCCTCCTTAGGCTTTTCCTGTTTGACAACCTGTTTTACCTTTTCCTGTTTAGCCGTCTTAAGTTGTTTTCTGAAGTCGACTATTTCCTCTTTTTTCACAGTAACCAACTGAAGAGAAATCATAGCCCTGGCCTCTCCGTAGTCATTTGCAATTACTAGTAACAGGTTGCCTGAATCCTTGGGCGCCACCTTCTTAATCACAAGAGTCGTTGTGTGTACCTGCCCGCTTGATTCTATGGTAATCTTAAGTCGGCCGCTAGATTTAAGAACCCGGTTACCCTGGTACCAGGTAATCTGTGGAGTAGGAGACGCCATGACCTTACAGACAAACTCCACGTCTTGCCCTTCTTCTACAGACATCGCTTTGGGTTTCTCGATAAAGAAGGGAGCGACGTCTTCTGGTTCAGGCCCTTCTGAGGACACCTCGTCTAGGTCTACAGGTTTCTCCGGGAGTGACTCGATAGTTTCGCTCGTTACGTCTGCTAATTCTATGGGCTGGACTACTGCTGACTCTTGTTCAACGGGCTCAGAAGGTTCGACGGGTTCTGGCTTCTCTACCACTGCCTCGTTTGAGACTTCTTCAGGTGCGACTGCCAGTGTCTCTTCGACAGCTTCTTCAGCTACCTCCATTGACGGAAGACGAAGCTGTATCTTTAAGATTCCGCGGTGGGTTTCTTCAGAAATCGCACCTTCGAATGTCATCTGTAGCTGAGTCTGTGTCCGGAAGGGCTTAAGGATGATGGTTATTTCTGGAAGTCCGTTCTCAATGAAAAGTATTTGTTCTGCAATCTGCATTATGACAGAGATTAGATACACCTCAAGTTTGAACTCCTTAAAAATTGACATTAAGGTCTTTTGGGTCAGTTCTAACATCTTAAGATGTTTTTCCTTGACAGGTGACCCTTCAAAGTGAACAGACACTTTCTTCTGAAGTTTGCTAATGTAAATTGTGATCTTTCTTTTGATGATAAAGCGCTCCAGCATTATTGGCTGAAACTTTATCTTCCGCACTACCCTTTGTTCCATCTCGCGAGGAACCTCTGGGGTTGATTCTTCCTCCACAGGTTTAAGTTCAACGGTTAGTTTAGAGCGCATTGTCTGCTCGCCAAGTTCATTGGACACGGTGACCGAATACCAGCCCGAGTCAGACGTTGTCGCATCCTGAATGTACAAAACGCAAACGCCTGACGGATTATAGTCTACGACGTACCGTTCTCCCTTTAGCTCTTGGTCATCTTTGTACCATTTAAGCGAGGGTCGAGGCTCCCCACTGACTTTACAGTCAAACATGCCGTTCTCTCCCTCTACTACTGTACAATTCTTGGGCACTTTAATAAAGGCTGCGGGCTGCTGCTTGGCTTTGGCTACTGGTTCCTGCTCCGCCTTCTGTTTTACTGTTTTTAACGGGACTTTATAGTCTAGTTTCTCCTCAACTACTGGCTCTGTAAAACAAAGGCACAAAATAATTAGTTATCAGGACTTAAGAAAGAAACTTTGAAATTACGACAAAAAAAGACGTCCATGTAAAAGATGGCAGAGCAGTCTGATAGGAATCTGCATCCATGTAATACAATGGGCAATGAAGATCAAACTCACTTTGTACTTGTAGGGAAATCATGGCTTTGGCTTCCCCTGCTTCGTTTCTAACTTCGAGAACATACTTTCCGGAATCCTTCGCTGCAGACTGCTGTATGCAAAGAGTGATCACATACAGATTTTCGTTCCCGTTCGTTGTTGTTACTGTGAGGCGGCCGCCTGGTTTCACTTGTCGGTTTCCGTGATACCATTTTATCTGTGAAGAACGTCGGAACAATGCATGAAGCATACATCAACTGAGGATTGAAAATCATTGTAAAAGACTGGAGAAAGATCAGTATCTAAGTAATCGCAAGGCAAGGTCTCCATTCCTCTAGACGGAGCTCTCGCTGCGCCTTCCCTGCGACCTGtattgaatttgtgtaaccatTGACCATGCAACAGAGTAGAAAGGttcgttgagcgctctttcaaatttcaggtcgcagtgagagcgcagcgaggtcgccggcCTAGTGGGATGGGGATGTAACTTATGGTAGACAATACCTGTGGTTCTGGCGATGCCACCACCTCGCACAAAAACTCTGCACTCTGGCCTTCGTCGACCGTCAATGGCTTTGGCTTGACCGTAAAATATGGTGGGATCATCTCGACTTCGGACTCGACCCGGCGCCGCGTCTCCTGTTCTACTGTTGTAGATTCACGCGTGGCGAACATGGACTGTAGGAACTGCGCTCCCTCGCGCAGTGCTCCCTCAAACGTCACCGTCATTCTAGCGCCACCTGCCGACACAGGCTGGAGAAGCACGCTCACCTCAGGTAACCCCTCCTCTATGAACAGCACCTGTTCGGCGACTTGCGTAATCATGGCTGATATCATGTCGTCGATATCAAACTCTTTCAGTATTGCAAAAACAACGTCGGATGACAGCGGGATTTCGAGCCGCTTCTCTTTCGTGGGCAGCTCGTCCACGTAAACTGTGACCGTTTTCTCCACTTTGCTGATTCTGATTTTCGTTTCGCGGAGAATCGTGGTGTGCTCGACCATGACTGGTTTGAAGTGCACGCGCCTCTTCTTCGTCTTCGGAACCTCCTCCTCGTGGTAGAACCTCTGCAGGAACTCGGATCCAGCAGGGATGTCACCTTCGTAGGTCACCATTAATTGAACGTTCCGCGCTCCGAAAGGTTGTAGGAGGACATTGACCTCAGGAAGACCCCCATCTACTAACAGTGTCTGTTCCACACAGTGAGTGATGATAGAGGCAAGGCCGTCCTCGACTTT belongs to Branchiostoma lanceolatum isolate klBraLanc5 chromosome 15, klBraLanc5.hap2, whole genome shotgun sequence and includes:
- the LOC136420721 gene encoding telokin-like, with translation MLDIVNAFGQAKAMVTLQLQKTKTEEKVDFKAQLKSRKVEKKEEVEISREEAASFIRVPKNCSVLEGESATFDCKVVGDPAPEVTWYFNDADLSLSERCRVEVTEPGVCTLVLQETRVCDAGWYSCTVRNALGEQTMHAKLAVEPKVEQPTEPPTLSARAFLQKFVQYEMLYHRFHVTGHLPEVTQKKQPTGRCCRV